CTCGGTGACGATCAGGCCCACGCCGGCGGCGGCGCGGCGGGCGTAGTACGACCGCACGTCCTCGCCGGGGACTCCGCCGGGGGAGAACATGCGCGTCATGGGAGCCATCGCGATGCGGTTCGGGACGGTCAGGCCGTTCAGCGTGACGGGCCGGGACAGGATCTCGGCCGCGCGGGAGGTGGGGGACGCGTTGACGGTCACAGGGACGCTCCTCATGGCTACTACTTGACAACCTTGATGCTTGAGAACTTCATGCAATGAGGAGACGGTAGAGCCATATAGTTGAGATGGTCAAGCATTTCCGGATAGAGTGGCCTCCATGACAGAAGGCCCCCGCGTCGACACGGCCCAGCTCATGGAACTGCTCTCCGTGTCGCTCGGCGTCTACTACGGCGATTTCACCGTCGCGGCGGCGAGTGAGAACCTCACGGCGAGCCAGGGCAAGGCCCTCACCGTGCTGCGCCGGGGACCCGCCGCGATGCGCGCCCTGGCCGAGACCATGGCCTGCGACGCTTCCAACATGACCGGGATCATCGACCGGCTGGAGCAGCGGGGCCTGGTGCGACGCGAGGCCGACGCCTCCGACCGGCGCGTCAAGAACGTCATCCTCACGGCCGAGGGCGAGCGCGTCACCGACGCGATCCGCGCGAAGATGCGCACCACGCAGG
The DNA window shown above is from Streptomyces vietnamensis and carries:
- a CDS encoding MarR family winged helix-turn-helix transcriptional regulator translates to MTEGPRVDTAQLMELLSVSLGVYYGDFTVAAASENLTASQGKALTVLRRGPAAMRALAETMACDASNMTGIIDRLEQRGLVRREADASDRRVKNVILTAEGERVTDAIRAKMRTTQEGLDGLDDQDRDRLYTLLERVFVSRPAV